From the genome of Vanessa tameamea isolate UH-Manoa-2023 chromosome 16, ilVanTame1 primary haplotype, whole genome shotgun sequence, one region includes:
- the LOC113402940 gene encoding regulation of nuclear pre-mRNA domain-containing protein 1B — protein MSGFTENALIRKLQDLNSSQQSIQTLSLWLIHHRKHHAAIVKTWFKEMLKAKDGKQLTFMYLANDVIQNSKKKGPEYGKEFGNVLTEALKHMAKTGINTKTKHSLHRILNIWEERGVYEPERIIEFKIIVDPNDVELRNAIKRKKTDTEVKEPEKKPRLSEKVKEKKERRKSESKTNSDGLNDTHSSVSPNTPPGDPPEPEELIKALLELESSASSDEAVRERIASLPPEVSEVQLLSKLEDKESAVSLSAVVNSAVELLAEYNLRLSDELEKRRKVAAMLRDFEQAQRELAKKAEAKLEEYNIKLQKIYEVKAEVKSHIDNLPDVSRLPDVTGGLAPLPSAGDLFSI, from the exons ATGTCTGGTTTTACTGAAAACGCGTTGATACGTAagttacaagatttaaattcaaGTCAACAAAGTATACAAACATTGTCTCTATGGCTTATTCATCATAGAAAACACCACGCCGCTATTGTTAAAACTTGGTTCAAAGAAATGCTAAAAg caAAAGATGGCAAGCAGTTAACATTCATGTACTTAGCTAACGATGTAATACAAAACAGTAAAAAGAAGGGGCCAGAATATGGAAAAGAGTTTGGTAATGTTCTCACGGAAGCCCTAAAACATATGGCTAAGACTGGTATCAACACTAAAACCAAGCATTCTCTTCATAGGATATTGAATATATGGGAAGAAAGAGGTGTATATGAACCAGAGAGAATAatagagtttaaaataattg TTGACCCTAATGATGTAGAACTACGTAATgcaattaaacgaaaaaaaactgATACAGAAGTAAAAGAACCTGAGAAAAAGCCAAGACTATCAGAAAAAGTTAAAGAGAAAAAAGAGAGACGAAAGAGCGAGTCCAAGACCAACTCAGATGGACTTAATGACACACATTCATCAGTCAGTCCAAATACTCCTCCCGGTGACCCACCGGAGCCCGAGGAACTAATAAAG GCCTTATTAGAGTTAGAGTCAAGTGCCTCAAGCGATGAAGCTGTAAGAGAGAGAATAGCATCACTACCTCCAGAAGTATCCGAAGTGCAATTGTTATCTAAGTTAGAAG ATAAAGAATCCGCTGTAAGTCTCAGTGCCGTTGTCAATTCAGCAGTGGAACTACTCGCTGAATACAACTTGAGGCTATCCGACGAATTGGAGAAACGAAGGAAGGTCGCGGCCATGTTGAGGGATTTCGAACAGGCTCAACGTGAACTCGCCAAGAAAGCTGAGGCTAAGCTCGAG gaataCAACATAAAACTCCAGAAGATTTACGAAGTTAAGGCTGAAGTGAAGTCTCACATAGATAACCTGCCTGACGTATCGAGATTGCCGGATGTGACAGGAGGCCTAGCGCCTCTCCCTTCCGCAGGAGACCTCTTCAGTATTTGA